The sequence ATCTCAAGCACAGCAAGGGGCTGGGCTTGGCACCAGGGACGTGGCCAGAGGAGCTGAGTCTCCAGTTCCACTCTGTCTCCTAGAGGTGGGTCGTCCTGCGCCCGGAGGCCTGAGGTACGAGACTCTGAGGCCAGACGGCAGGGCTGGAAGCACGTGGCTGACGCGGGGGCAACGCGCCAGAGCACTGCTGACCGCTGCTCCCGGCCAGAAGAAGATTAACAATAATCCCGGCCATTCATCCAgagctttacagtttacaaagtgctGTCACATCCAATATTGCATCTGGGCCACACCACTGCCCCAGAAGGTGGGCAGAGGGGGACCATGAGCCCCATCATACAGATGACAACCCGAGGTCCCTGAGGTTAAGTGGCCCGAGGCTGCACAGCACGTGGCCACGGCGGGTACTGAGCCAGGCCTTCCCGCCCACGCCCGCCTAGAGCGATTTCTATCAAGAGGGACCTCTGCGGCAGAATGGTATATTTCCGCTCTCCAAACAAACCACCAAGTAAAAAAACACGAATCATTTATTCTTTGGTTGTCTACACAGTCACTTAAATACTGTATTGCTGTCACCAGCTGCTTGTGCAGGCCCCTGGGGTGGCTCTGGGCCTGCGTCCTGAGCCCTGAGCCAGGTCCAGAGGGGAGCAGCATCCTGCCACGCCCACTCCCAGGGGCAGCAGCACCGTGCAGAGGGCTGTGCACGGCACCCCGTGGCTGGGCGGCGGGGGCAGGCCCACTGCCCCACGGCCCCGAGGGGCTGCCGTTCCCTGCCTGGGGGTCTTAGCACCAATCCACCCGTGGCCTGGGCATTGTCATAGCTCGTCCTTGGGCGTCGACTCAATGCCTGGGAGAGACTCTTCTGCAGGCTCGGGGGGGCCCTGCTGGGTGTCCAGGGGCTGTTCCTGGGGGAGGTCCACCTCTTCTGGGCTGAAGAGCATCTTCACCAGGTCGTCCGCCTGCACCCTGTCCTGCAAGGACAAACCCCTGCCCATTCAGAGAGGCCTCTGGCCCAGGCACTCATCATCTCTCAGCAGCTGCTTCCCAGAGGACCATGAAGGTGCTTCCTTAATGGCTCCGGGCTCATCTCCTTCCCAGCAGGTCCTGGATGAGAACGGCCGAGGCCCAAGGAGGCGCCCAGAGCTCAGCATCACTCCCCATCTTGGCCACCCCACCTGGAGCCCCATTCACAGGTAAGGAAGAAGGCCAGGGAGGATGAGGCAATGTGGACACGGTGACACGGCGCTGGGACTGGGAGTCCCGAGCCCAGTGTTCCTTTCATGTCTAAGCCACTGGCAATGGGATTTAGGGAAGGAGGAGACAGAACAAGGGCCCCCCAGGAACAGGTGACGGCAGCACCAACCGCTCTCACCCGCTCGCTGTGTCGAGGGTCCAGAGTGAACCACAGGGCGATGGCACAGCGTTGCCCTCTGGTGACAGCCTTCACCCCGTGCGGGTTTTCAGTGCCCGAAGAGAATCCCACGGCCCTTCCACACTGGGGCTGCACCTCTGCCTAAGGGGGACAGTAAGGGGGACACAGAGGACAAGGGCTGTCACCCTCCGTCAGAGAAGACATGGACCCACTGGGGCCAGGACTGAGGGCCGCTCTGAGGCTCGGCTTCCCCCAGGCCTGAACGAAGAGAAAGGCTGACCTATGAGAGGAGGGGCTGGCGTGGGGAAGAGGGCGCTGCCCTCCGGGAAGCCCAGTTGGTTCCTGTGTCCCCTGCACTTTGGGGACATCAGCTCCAGAAAACAGGGTTTTCATCTCCCAGGGATGAGGATGAAGGGGTGCTCACCGTCACGGTCTTGGCATCCAGTTCAGTGAAATAGAAGTTTCCTCCATCGAAGTCCCCGTTCAGATAGAGGATGGCGCTGGGAGAGGCAAAGACATCTCGACACGGCCCTTCTGCCCCCACTGCCCAGGGTCTCCACCTCCACGTGCTCTCACCCGGCAGCTGGGGGGTGGCCTTTTGTCCTCTGAAGCCCACGAacgcagcccccagccccccctccctccaccctcatcTCAGAGAACCCGCCTGCCCTTCTCGGTGCTTCTGTGCCGTCAGGCACTCATCACGCCAGCTGTGAGGGGCCTCTTTGTCTTCCTCTTGTCCAGAGGGCTGGGGCCAAGGACTGGACTCTGGGAACAGCCAGCCCCAGCCAGTGTGCGTGTGCTGGGGGGGATGGACTGCAGGGTCCTGGGGCCTCAGAGGGGAGTGCCGGCCTCTCGCACCACCTGCCCCGcattcacctgtagtcccggAAGGTGTAGGCAGGGGGCTCCTTCACGCACACGAGGGTCTCGGCGTTGAGGATGCAGTTGTCCACGTGGACTGGATGGCTACTGTCCTTCCTGTCGGCCTGGGCCTCTGGGCCAAGGTCACATGTTAGCACAGGGGCACTGCAGGAGGTGGCACAGCTCTCCttgtggcgggggaggggggggggtgTCTGGGTCTACGGACATGACCACCAGGCATGTCTCTGGCTGAGCCAGGAGCCCAGGGGCCAGGACAAGTCTGTGGGCTTCCTGGGATGTTCCTGGCAGGGGCGAGCAGGTGTGGCAGGCAGGACTGTGGGGCTCCACCCGAGGGCAGATCCCAGAGAGAATGGCACGACCCTGGTTTGTGGTTAGACTTTACAAAATGGGAAGGCCAGGGAAGCGAAAACAAGGAGCCAGGAGGTGGGCAGGACGCAGGGCAGAGTGAGCCAACCCTCCGTGAGGACTGCAGGAGACAAGGGAGGTGGCAGGAAGCAGAGCAGAGGGAAATGGCGAGCACAGTCAGGTGTGAGCTCCTGGGGGACTCCGGGTGGGCATGAGCGGAGAAATCACGCAGGGACCAGACGCGGCTTACCGTAAAATGCCAGGCAGACCACTCAGGGCGCTAAACGCGCCTCCCCTCCACCCATCCCAGTGCCCCGCGTGGCCAGCAGCACTGCCAAGTCCCGGCGGGCGCCTCCTTGTCCACCCCCACTTGCCCAGCCAGTCGCCAGGTCCTGCCCACCCACCGCCTGCACGTCCCCcggtttctctctctttccactgCCACTTCCCCAGTTCAGGCCTTTGTTCTCGTGCCCCTAGGTCACTGTTGTACGGCTTCCCTTTCTGATTTGAGATCCCTCCATACACAGCAGCAAAAGTAATCTTTTGAAAGCAAGGGCCTCACTACGTCTTGCACCCCATGACAACTCCTCTCTGGCCGCCTGGGCCTGAGTCCCCGCTCCTCACCCCCGAGGCTGTGACACACACAGGTGCATGTCTGACAGTCCTCCGGTGTGCCCAGATTTTGATAGAACCCCAAACATCCTGCGGGAGAGTAAAGGCCTCTGACCTCCGCCACCTGTCAATGGCACGTCGATGCCAGGGGCCCTCTGAAGGCCGTGCCTGGACAGAGCCGGCTGCGGGCCACTGGGGAGCTGGCAGCACCGGCCGTACCTCACCCTGCTCAGGAAAGCAACGGGAACCGTGCGAGAGGGAACCAGGAACAACCGCGAATCTGCTCTGACCTGTCAACTAAGTAGTTCTCTCACGAATTTTTGTTTGACAATTAAACAGAGAACTTGCCACATAGCTCGCGATTGATCTAGAGGATAAACATGAACTCCTGAATGTAGTTCTCCGTGATCTGGCAGCTTTCTTAGttcctccaactcccaggctgctCAACGCCTCTACCCCCTTGCACACACTGCTCTCTGGCTTCAACGCTTTTCCCCCACCTGTGTACTCTGCAATCATATGATCCTGCAAACTGCCATCCcctctctgggaagccttcctgacCCCAGGTAGGCTGACTGTGACTTCCTCCATGCTACCGTCATCACACCGGGCTGCCACCTATTTGTTTGTGCTGGTCCCCCAGCTGGGAGGAAGGGGGCCACATCCTGTTCTCCACGTCCTCAGTGTGCAGCACGGCGCCCGGGGGGCGGCAGGGCTGACGGGGCCTACCTTCGATCGCAGTGCGGCACACCAGGTGGGAGTAGGAGAAGTAGAGGGGGCTGTCCAGGCGGAAGTAGGACTCCATGACGCGCCGCACCTTCTCGGTCACGTTGTAGTACAGGTGGGCGCTCTGCAGAGGGactttcccctcctgccccagctgccaAGGAGACAGGTGGTCAGCTGCCCTGAACAGCCCTCTGCGGGCCGCCAGAGACACTGAGGCACCAGGCCCCCCACTGAAGCTGCAGTCCCTCTGTTTCCCACACCCGACACCGCCGCCCTATACTCTTCTCCTTCATGCTTCTCTTCGTGAATAACCTGCTCAGAATTACAGCCCTCTGGGACGGGCCATTCTTCAGAAAGCATCTCATAGCTTTGAATATTGGTCTTGCCTTGCTCGCCTCACTTCTGTTACACTCGGTCTCACAGCCAGGATTCAAAAGTTAACCTCATTCAACATAACTCATCCTCGCTCCATGGCCACTGGGACGCCAGCAGGCAGACAATCTTCCTTTCCTGCTGCCATTCCCAACTCCTCCCCAGAGCCCGAGCGTCCCCTTCCCCGGCCCCTCTCCACACTCTAGAATGCCCAGGGTTGGTGCTACCTTGAGGGCTTTGAAGACAGTGACACCATAGAACTTCTCATTGGGCGTATGTGGGGATGTGTGGCCCCGGTAGCCATCTCCTGAAGTTGCTGCCGCCTACAAGGCCCCAAAACCAAGGTGACATTAGCCAGGGCAGCTAAGGGCTTGATAAGAGGTGGCCAACTGTGGGCAGCACGGGGCAGGTAAATGCTCACCACCTAAGGTGGGGGGAAGCTGGACCTTAGGGGGCAGGTGCAGTCACTGGGCTTCCCTTACATTGGTCAGTCTCTGCAGCTCCCGACACTCATCGTCAGAGATCACGCCATCCATCACCACCCGCTGCGAGCCATTCAGGAGTTTGGAGTTCATGGTGAGACTGATGCCTTCATATAGCAGGGGGCCACCTGCAAAGCAAAAACAAGACTCCAGCTAATCCAGTAGCAGCTCAGTCCAAAGACTCTCTGTGGAATATTGTCTCCTAATGGAGAGAGATGCCAGTTATTTCCAATTCACTAGAGAAATCTCCTGCTCCGCCACTTCTAGAAGTAGGGTGGTGCACAGGACAGCACTTGGAGCTGACAGACAAGATCCAAGTCCTACTCCTACCTCTGTGACCAAGTAACTGCTGGTTCTCGGGCCTTTACACATTATTGAGGACACATCATAAACCCATTCCTACAACACAAGCTCCCAAATCGGAATGAACTGGGTTTGACTGTGGGATCCTCTACTTATTAGCTGTGAGACTTTGACAAGTTACTTATCTCCTGaggttaattttaattaattaaaaggtTCTCATCTGTTAAACAGCATAGATACTTCATATGTCTGATGCCAGTTTGATGTTAAGAACATGtaagacaggccgggcgcggtggctcacgcctgtaatcctagcactctgggaggctgaggcgggtggattgctcgaggtcaggagttcgagaccagcctgagcaagagcgagaccccgtctctactaaaaatagaaagacattatatggacaactaaaaatctatatagaaaaaattagccgggcatagtggcgcatgcctgtagtcccagctactcgggaggctgaggcagtaagatcgcttaagcccaggagtctgaggttgctgtgagctaagctgacgccacggcattcactctagcctgggcaacaaagtgagactctgtctcaaccaaaaaaaaaaaaaaaaaaaaagaacatgtaagACAAGTTAAAAACTTAGCACAATATTTGgtacacagtaaatgctcaaaatTTTGGCTACCATTgtatcatcattatcatttatttaaaataaggatCTTACAATCTGGACAAATTCTTTTCCCATGCTAATCTCATTAATTAACCACTGTTAATTTAATCAACTCGAGGGCAAAGGCCAACATTTTTCTCTTACAGTTCTCACGCTGTCTCTCTGAGCCAGGGACACACTAGAGACTCGGTCCAACTCCATCTGTTTACTGAGCCCTCAGTGTGTACAAGGTGCTGTGCCAGACAGGGGAGGATGAATACTTGAAGACAATACCTGTTCTCCAACAAGTACACAAATAACCAGCACAAGGCGGATCATAAATGCCCTAAGAAGTTCACAAAAAAGAAGGGGACCCCAATCGgctgggaggctaagacaggctTTGCAGAGTGTATCTGAGCTGCCTCATGCACAGAGATGGTGGGAAGCGTGTTAGGACGAGGGACAAGCACGGGCAGAGGGCAGGCTCAGAGAGCCAGGTGCAGATATGGCAAGAGGAGAACGCTCAGCTAAGCAGGTAGCTGGGGAAGGTGGGTCAGAGGCCCAGGGTCTGGAGGACTGGCCCAGCAGCCACGTGTGGGAAGGGCAAGGACAGGCTGGGCGAGGGGCAGCTGCAGACAGAAGGGGCGGCCTGGGGCAACGGGAAGAGacagaggctgaggagagagatGAGAAGCAGCAGAGCGGAGCTGTGATCGTGGTCGGTGGTCCTTTTGGGCAGCCTGGAGGGGACAcacggaggaggaggagccaaAGAAGGCCTGAAGGTTTTGAGTCTTGGTAGCAGGATGAATGATAAGTCAGGAGAACAGAATTTGGGAGTGGGGAGACAGGATGAGTTTCATCCTACAAATGCTAGTGGCAGTGGACTACACTAGGGTTCCTGTGACACAAGGAGTCTTACTTCTCAACCAAAGGCCAACTGTCAGTGCTCTTTCCAGATGGAAGTCCCATAGGTGAGTTAGGAAGGACACCTGCTGGACTCGGGCCCTGAGGCTGGCCCTCGGTGAGCTTTTCATTGCTGTGGGGGGCACTGCACGGCTAGTGTggggtgacctcctggctcccCCACAGCAGCTGCAGGCGTGCCCCAAGCTCCATCCTCTCACCTTCCCGGGTCAGCCTGCTCACATCCAATGACTCTTTGGTCTTCTCCTCCACAAGGGTCTCGATCTCCTTCATAAGGTTCCCGATCTCCTGGGAGATGCGTACGGCTGTTTCCCGTTCCGACCTATGAGCACAGCTGCTCTGAGGACTGAATTCGAGGGCCAGCCCTGGGGTCCCACCCCAACTTCCCAGACTGGACCTGCCCACCCCTGGCCAGGAATTCACATCTGCCTGGGCTCAGGAAGCCTCAAGTGCTTCATCAGACTGATCCAACCATGCAGTTTCTTCAAGATCCTCACTTCTGTTTCTCTTGCAATCTCTTGGGAATCACCTCTTCTGGAGTCCATGAATCCTAAGTAGGTCAGGAAAAAATTAACAAGGTAAGGTGACCTACTTAATCTTCCAGATCTCAACGCATAGAATAGGGCCTACAGGAGAAATCTACTGCATCTGCCTCCTTTCAGGAACCCAAGGCACTTCTAGCTGCCCAGGGTTCCCCTTTTATCTTCCTGTCTCCCACCCTTGCCCTTCACACATCCCACGCTTGGCTCAGCCCCTAACAGTTTTCTCCCAGGGTTGCGTAGCGGGCCACTCACCCTCCTCCTCTACCCCCTCCCGTTTAGCTCTTGCATCCGGCTCACCGGGTCCACAAATGGAATTCCAAAAACATCGTAAGCGAAGAAAAGCAGTTCTTTCTCCAGCAGGCTTCGTCGTCGGTACTCCTGGGCACTCTGAGGACATAAAGGAGAGAAGGAATTCCCTAGGACTCAGCCCTGTCCCTT is a genomic window of Eulemur rufifrons isolate Redbay chromosome 8, OSU_ERuf_1, whole genome shotgun sequence containing:
- the P3H1 gene encoding prolyl 3-hydroxylase 1, whose amino-acid sequence is MPWRVASGPVRAEAAMAARVFRLLAALLAVATAASRAEIESEAGWDTAAPDLLFAEGTAAYARGDWTGVVLSMERALRSRAALRALRLRCRTRCAADLPWQLDPDSPPSLAQASGAAALHDLRFFGSLLRRAACLRRCLGPLAAHSLSEEVELEFRKRSPYNYLQVAYFKINKLEKAVAAAHTFFVGNPEHIEMQQNLDYYQTMSGVKEADFKDLEAKPHMHEFRLGVRLYSEEEPQEAVPHLEAALQEYFVADEECRALCEGPYDYDGYNYLEYNADLFQAITDHYIQVLSCKQNCVTELASHPSREKPFEDFLPSHYNYLQFAYYNIGNYTQAIECAKTYLLFFPDDEVMKQNLAYYAAVLGEEEAGSIGPRESAQEYRRRSLLEKELLFFAYDVFGIPFVDPDSWTPEEVIPKRLQEKQKSERETAVRISQEIGNLMKEIETLVEEKTKESLDVSRLTREGGPLLYEGISLTMNSKLLNGSQRVVMDGVISDDECRELQRLTNAAATSGDGYRGHTSPHTPNEKFYGVTVFKALKLGQEGKVPLQSAHLYYNVTEKVRRVMESYFRLDSPLYFSYSHLVCRTAIEEAQADRKDSSHPVHVDNCILNAETLVCVKEPPAYTFRDYSAILYLNGDFDGGNFYFTELDAKTVTAEVQPQCGRAVGFSSGTENPHGVKAVTRGQRCAIALWFTLDPRHSERDRVQADDLVKMLFSPEEVDLPQEQPLDTQQGPPEPAEESLPGIESTPKDEL